A genomic region of Chelmon rostratus isolate fCheRos1 chromosome 8, fCheRos1.pri, whole genome shotgun sequence contains the following coding sequences:
- the dcaf13 gene encoding DDB1- and CUL4-associated factor 13 produces MKVKVLSRNPDDYVRETKFDIQRVPRNYDPALHPFEVSREYTRALNATKLDRVFAKPFLASLDGHRDGVNCMAKHTKSLSTLLSGSCDGEVKLWNLTKHECVRTFQAHEGFVRGMAVRFCGTSFFTVGDDKTIKQWKMEVPGYGEEEEPLNTILGKTVFTGLDHHQKEAVFATCGQQVDIWDEQRSSPVRSFTWGVDSFSSVRFNPVETELLASCASDRSIVLYDMRESAPLKKVIMTMRSNTLCWNPMEAYYFTCSNEDYNLYTYDMRYLERPVTVHMDHVSAVLDVDYCPTGKEFVSASFDKTIRIFPKDGGHSREVYHTKRMQHVICIKWSADSKYILSGSDEMNIRLWKANAAEKLGVLAPRERAASNYSQKLKEKFQHHPQIRRIAHHRHLPKNIYHQRTELRIMKEARRRKERNVRKHSKPGTVPVVSEKEKHVVTVVK; encoded by the exons ATGAAAGTTAAAGTCCTTTCGAGGAACCCGGATGATTATGTTCGGGAGACCAAGTTTGATATTCAGCGTG TCCCTAGAAACTATGACCCAGCACTTCATCCGTTTGAGGTGAGCAGAGAGTACACCCGGGCTCTGAATGCTACTAAGCTCGATAGGGTGTTTGCCAAGCCTTTCCTGGCCTCTCTGGATGGTCACCGAGATGGGGTGAACTGCATGGCCAAGCACACCAAGAGCCTCTCCACACTACTCTCTGGCTCCTGCGATGGGGAG GTGAAACTGTGGAATCTGACCAAACACGAATGTGTCCGCACGTTCCAAGCACATGAAGGTTTTGTCCGGGGAATGGCTGTCCGCTTCTGTGGAACATCCTTCTTCACG GTTGGTGACGACAAAACAATCAAGCAATGGAAAATGGAGGTGCCAGGTtacggagaggaagaggagccacTCAACACTATTCTGGGCAAG ACAGTCTTCACAGGACTGGATCATCACCAGAAGGAGGCTGTGTTTGCAACATGTGGCCAGCAGGTGGACATCTGGGATGAGCAGAGGAGCAGCCCTGTCCGTTCTTTCACCTGGGGCGTCGACAGCTTCAGCTCTGTCCGCTTCAACCCTGTGGAG ACTGAACTTCTTGCAAGCTGTGCCTCTGACAGAAGTATAGTACTGTATGACATGAGAGAATCGGCACCACTGAAAAAG GTTATCATGACAATGAGGAGCAACACATTATGCTGGAACCCTATGGAAGCCTATTATTTCACATGTTCAAATGAAGACTACAA TCTCTACACATATGACATGAGGTACCTGGAGCGGCCAGTCACAGTGCACATGGACCACGTCTCTGCTGTGCTGGATGTTGACTATTGTCCAACTGGGAAGGAGTTTGTATCGGCCAGTTTTGACAAAACCATCCGAATCTTCCCCAAGGATGGTGGCCACAGCAG GGAAGTCTACCACACCAAACGCATGCAGcatgtcatctgcataaaatggtcagcagacagcaaatacaTCCTGAGCGGGTCTGACGAAATGAACATCCGACTGTGGAAAGCCAACGCAGCCGAGAAGCTCGGGGTG CTGGCACCCAGAGAGAGGGCTGCCAGCAACTACAGTCAGAAGCTGAAGGAGAAGTTCCAGCACCACCCGCAGATCAGACGCATCGCTCATCACCGACATCTGCCCAAGAACATCTACCATCAGAGAACGGAGCTGAGGATTATGAAAGAGGCTCGCCGTAGGAA ggAGAGAAACGTCCGCAAGCACAGCAAACCCGGAACTGTTCCCGTGGTGTCTGAGAAGGAGAAGCATGTTGTGACTGTGGTCAAATAG